From one Streptomyces sp. N50 genomic stretch:
- a CDS encoding TetR/AcrR family transcriptional regulator has translation MPTQRPPAPNHGEPIWLREAERDAKPKAQPLTRERIVRAAMAVADSEGLDAVSIRRIAGELKARPMSLYAHIDSKDDLFELMHDAAAEETLVGDVPSDWREALRVLARSNRAAALRHPWLLATRDTGCPVGPASLKRMDESAAAVRGLDADSAVLRALILAVDTFTLGHVMAELSGGIRRRTTEEAGTARRAATTEYVQKQIDAGGLPHLAETGFSELLHNDDPEASFERGLDWLLAGAAGSLMK, from the coding sequence GTGCCCACACAACGACCTCCCGCCCCGAACCACGGCGAGCCGATCTGGCTGCGTGAGGCCGAGCGCGACGCCAAGCCGAAGGCGCAGCCGCTCACGCGGGAGCGGATCGTGCGGGCCGCGATGGCGGTCGCCGACAGTGAGGGGCTCGACGCCGTCTCCATCCGGCGGATCGCCGGGGAGTTGAAGGCCCGGCCGATGAGCCTCTACGCGCACATCGACAGCAAGGACGATCTGTTCGAGCTGATGCATGACGCCGCCGCGGAGGAGACGCTCGTCGGGGACGTCCCCTCCGACTGGCGCGAGGCGTTGCGCGTGCTCGCCCGCTCCAACCGGGCCGCAGCGCTGCGCCACCCGTGGCTGCTGGCCACCCGGGACACGGGGTGCCCGGTCGGCCCAGCGTCACTGAAGCGCATGGACGAATCCGCCGCCGCGGTACGGGGGTTGGACGCCGACAGTGCCGTGCTGCGCGCGCTGATCCTCGCGGTCGACACCTTCACGCTCGGGCATGTGATGGCCGAGCTGTCCGGCGGGATCCGGCGCCGGACCACCGAGGAGGCCGGCACCGCCCGGCGCGCGGCCACCACGGAGTACGTCCAGAAGCAGATCGACGCCGGCGGGCTCCCCCACCTCGCCGAGACCGGTTTCTCCGAGCTGCTCCACAACGACGACCCGGAGGCGAGTTTCGAACGCGGCCTGGACTGGCTGCTGGCCGGTGCCGCCGGGTCACTCATGAAGTAG
- a CDS encoding HAD-IA family hydrolase, giving the protein METLPFDAVLCDFDGVVHVWDPDGMTALDRAWGLAEGTLAGAAFEGELLRAAVTGRLSDEEWRSRIADDLTPVCGSAERARDLLAAWTALTGRVDRDVMDLLTEVRRTVPVVLLSNATTRLESYLAAVGLAEAFDAVVNTARVGVAKPDPRVFELAAGRVGADPKRCLFVDDTAGHVVAAREAGLTGLHYGHVGQLRDAVAPLLRRG; this is encoded by the coding sequence ATGGAGACGCTGCCGTTCGACGCCGTGCTGTGCGACTTCGACGGGGTCGTGCACGTGTGGGATCCGGACGGGATGACCGCGCTGGACCGGGCCTGGGGGCTGGCCGAGGGGACGCTGGCCGGGGCCGCGTTCGAGGGCGAGTTGCTGCGGGCCGCAGTGACGGGACGGCTCAGTGACGAGGAGTGGCGGTCCCGGATCGCCGACGACCTGACGCCCGTCTGCGGCTCGGCCGAACGGGCCCGTGACCTGCTGGCCGCGTGGACCGCGCTCACCGGCCGGGTCGACCGCGACGTCATGGACCTGCTCACCGAGGTCCGGCGCACGGTGCCCGTGGTCCTGCTGTCCAACGCCACGACCCGGCTGGAGAGTTACCTCGCGGCGGTCGGCCTGGCCGAGGCGTTCGACGCGGTGGTCAACACGGCCCGCGTCGGAGTGGCCAAACCGGACCCGCGCGTCTTCGAGCTGGCCGCCGGACGCGTCGGAGCCGACCCGAAGCGCTGCCTGTTCGTCGACGACACCGCCGGCCATGTCGTCGCGGCCCGGGAGGCGGGGCTGACGGGACTGCACTACGGGCACGTCGGTCAACTGCGGGACGCGGTCGCGCCGTTGCTGCGGCGGGGGTGA
- a CDS encoding DUF2786 domain-containing protein gives MTSKTTTVERAFEAALYADTHDALDAGASILAADPAADPELALRGREFVASAWRRGWQPADVVRLVRRELDDVHVRLVSALIRAQAPDDRARGPRWAAQLDELTAEEPPRTDRFTHATTVLELYRLLLRLPSLEPLDEQRPHENRRPASRMLTRIRALLAKAEATGFPEEAEALSAKAQELMARHSIDEALLDAQAPAKDAPGACRIGVEAPYEQAKAVLLDAVAWANHCRAVWNEAFGFSTVVGFEGDLEVVELLYTSLLVQATSAMTRAEAAQRAGGRRRTKTFRQSFLAAYAHRIGDRLARAAGTQVTDDLLPVLATREVAVTDRVDAMFPETTTTRLRGVTDEAGWTEGAEAADRAQVRARPPLD, from the coding sequence GTGACCAGCAAGACCACCACCGTCGAGCGCGCCTTCGAGGCCGCCCTCTACGCCGACACCCACGACGCCCTCGACGCGGGTGCCTCGATCCTCGCCGCCGACCCCGCCGCGGACCCCGAACTCGCCCTCCGTGGAAGGGAGTTCGTGGCGTCGGCCTGGCGGCGCGGCTGGCAGCCCGCGGACGTCGTACGGCTGGTCCGGCGGGAGTTGGACGACGTACACGTACGACTGGTCTCGGCGCTGATCCGGGCGCAGGCGCCGGACGACCGGGCGCGCGGCCCCCGTTGGGCGGCGCAGCTCGACGAACTGACCGCCGAGGAGCCGCCCCGCACCGACCGTTTCACGCACGCCACCACCGTGCTGGAGCTGTACCGCCTGCTGCTGCGGCTGCCGAGCCTCGAACCCCTGGATGAACAGCGACCGCACGAGAACCGTCGGCCCGCCTCCCGCATGCTCACCCGGATCCGCGCGCTGCTCGCGAAGGCGGAGGCGACCGGGTTCCCGGAGGAGGCGGAGGCGCTGAGCGCCAAGGCGCAGGAGCTGATGGCGCGGCACAGTATCGACGAGGCGCTGCTCGACGCGCAGGCCCCGGCGAAGGACGCGCCCGGCGCGTGCCGGATCGGGGTCGAGGCGCCGTACGAGCAGGCGAAGGCGGTGCTGCTGGACGCGGTCGCCTGGGCGAACCACTGCCGGGCCGTCTGGAACGAGGCCTTCGGCTTCTCGACCGTCGTCGGGTTCGAGGGCGACCTGGAGGTGGTCGAGCTCCTCTATACGTCGCTGCTCGTGCAGGCCACCTCCGCGATGACCCGGGCGGAGGCGGCCCAGCGCGCGGGTGGCCGGCGGCGGACGAAGACCTTCCGGCAATCCTTCCTCGCGGCCTACGCCCACCGCATCGGGGACCGGCTGGCGCGGGCCGCCGGGACGCAGGTGACCGACGACCTGCTCCCGGTGCTCGCCACCCGCGAGGTCGCCGTCACCGACCGCGTCGACGCGATGTTCCCGGAGACGACCACGACCCGCCTGCGCGGCGTCACCGACGAGGCGGGCTGGACGGAGGGCGCCGAGGCGGCGGACCGGGCCCAGGTCAGGGCCCGGCCGCCCCTGGACTGA